The Caldisalinibacter kiritimatiensis genome contains a region encoding:
- the dnaG gene encoding DNA primase, translated as MTYRFSDEEIEEIIDRNNIVDVISEYIELKRAGVNFKALCPFHTEKTPSFVVSPEKQIFHCFGCGEGGNVISFVMKYENLNFVEAVKLLADRVGISLEKKNTADDIKKRKEKERLYALNREAAIYFYRMLKKNKRAYNYVKSRGIDELTIKTFGLGYSKSDWNDLLNYLKNKNYTEEEIERVGLIIKRKDNKGYYDRFRDRVIFPILDVRGRVIGFGGRVLDDSQPKYLNSPDTPVFSKGYNLYGLNIAKKNSRGNRILLVEGYMDIIALYSQGIDYCVASLGTALTEQQAKLLKRYSNDLYICYDSDEAGQNAANKALDISKKVGLNAKVVLLPEGKDPDEYIKHHSKKSFELLIQNALNYIEYKIHFYKHKNNLNTLEGRVKFTKDIAQLLRKIESPIEVDAYLGKVSDETGISVEAIKREIFSRNNNRFKTTSTKDKYRINNYRNNNKDKIIPVEYKLEPGHLLAEKSLLKLVTSNKRIYNKVKDIFSPEDFSNKLYRSISEVIYQQYETNNKVIKEDLLNLLNQEELKEFNEIINLDLQIDSKDEDKAVEDYIKKINYFKLKIERDRIKKQIRELESKEEKGKGDVERFKEMCLKLIEIDKQLKMHQ; from the coding sequence ATGACATATCGCTTTAGCGATGAGGAGATTGAAGAGATTATTGATAGAAATAACATAGTAGATGTAATATCTGAATATATAGAGCTTAAAAGAGCAGGAGTTAATTTTAAAGCACTGTGTCCATTTCATACAGAAAAGACTCCATCGTTTGTTGTATCCCCTGAGAAGCAGATATTTCATTGCTTTGGATGTGGTGAGGGTGGAAATGTAATAAGTTTTGTAATGAAATATGAAAATCTTAATTTTGTTGAAGCTGTAAAATTGTTAGCAGATAGAGTAGGTATAAGTTTAGAAAAAAAGAATACAGCTGATGATATAAAAAAAAGAAAAGAAAAAGAAAGATTATATGCATTAAATCGAGAAGCTGCTATATATTTTTATAGAATGCTAAAAAAGAATAAAAGAGCATATAATTATGTGAAAAGTAGAGGTATAGATGAGTTAACAATAAAAACTTTTGGTTTAGGTTACTCTAAATCAGATTGGAATGATTTACTTAATTACTTGAAAAATAAAAACTATACTGAAGAGGAAATTGAAAGAGTAGGTTTAATTATAAAACGGAAAGACAATAAAGGATATTATGATAGATTTAGAGATAGAGTTATATTTCCAATTTTGGATGTTAGAGGTAGAGTAATAGGGTTTGGTGGTAGGGTATTAGATGATTCACAGCCTAAATATCTAAATTCCCCTGACACTCCAGTATTTTCGAAAGGATATAATTTATATGGGTTAAACATAGCAAAAAAAAATTCAAGAGGAAATAGAATTCTGCTCGTTGAAGGATACATGGATATTATAGCGTTGTATTCTCAGGGTATAGATTATTGTGTAGCTTCTCTTGGCACAGCTCTAACGGAGCAACAAGCAAAACTTTTGAAGCGATACAGTAATGATTTATATATTTGTTATGATTCAGATGAAGCAGGACAGAATGCAGCGAATAAGGCTTTAGATATATCAAAAAAAGTAGGCCTTAATGCGAAAGTAGTATTACTGCCGGAAGGAAAGGACCCTGATGAATATATAAAACATCACAGCAAAAAATCTTTTGAATTATTAATACAAAATGCATTAAATTATATAGAATACAAAATACATTTTTACAAACATAAGAATAATCTTAATACTTTAGAAGGAAGAGTAAAATTTACTAAAGATATTGCACAGCTTTTAAGAAAAATAGAAAGTCCAATTGAAGTAGATGCATACTTAGGAAAGGTGTCAGATGAGACAGGAATTTCTGTAGAAGCTATAAAGAGGGAGATATTTTCTCGTAACAACAATAGGTTTAAAACAACTAGTACAAAGGACAAGTATAGAATTAATAATTATAGAAATAATAATAAAGATAAAATAATTCCTGTAGAGTACAAGCTTGAACCAGGTCATTTGTTAGCAGAAAAAAGTTTATTAAAATTAGTTACAAGTAATAAAAGGATATATAACAAAGTAAAAGATATTTTTAGTCCAGAAGATTTTTCAAATAAATTGTATAGAAGTATATCAGAAGTTATATACCAACAATATGAAACTAACAATAAAGTAATAAAAGAAGATTTACTTAATTTACTTAATCAAGAAGAGCTTAAAGAATTTAATGAGATAATTAATCTTGACTTACAGATAGATAGTAAAGATGAAGATAAAGCAGTTGAAGACTATATTAAAAAAATTAACTATTTCAAGTTGAAAATAGAAAGAGACAGAATCAAAAAACAGATTAGAGAACTAGAATCTAAGGAAGAAAAAGGCAAAGGAGATGTTGAAAGATTCAAAGAGATGTGTTTAAAACTAATAGAAATAGACAAACAATTAAAGATGCATCAATAG
- a CDS encoding YaiI/YqxD family protein: MKILVDGDSCPVKNIITKVAKHYNVHVVFVASIDHIIDNNELLEVIYVDSDTQAADMEIVNRLEQGDIVATNDYGLASIVIQKKGYCISFSGHFFTEKNIDIYLMKRHVSMKLRKGGYKTKGSKKRRKEDDIRFRENLIKLIEKAK, translated from the coding sequence ATGAAAATTTTGGTGGATGGAGATTCTTGTCCAGTAAAAAATATCATAACTAAAGTAGCTAAACACTATAATGTGCATGTAGTGTTTGTCGCTAGTATAGACCATATAATAGATAACAATGAATTATTAGAGGTTATCTATGTAGACTCAGATACTCAAGCGGCAGATATGGAAATAGTTAATCGATTAGAGCAAGGGGATATAGTTGCAACAAATGACTATGGTTTAGCGTCTATAGTTATACAGAAAAAAGGATATTGTATATCATTTAGTGGTCATTTTTTTACAGAAAAAAATATAGATATATATTTAATGAAAAGGCACGTTTCAATGAAATTAAGAAAAGGTGGATATAAAACAAAAGGATCTAAAAAGAGGCGGAAAGAAGACGATATCAGGTTTAGAGAGAATTTGATTAAGCTTATAGAGAAAGCTAAGTAA
- a CDS encoding deoxyguanosinetriphosphate triphosphohydrolase: MNIREKTEEYEQIILSKFAALSCNTKGRKIKEEKCDIRTDYQRDRDRIIHSKAFRRLKHKSQVFIAPEGDHYRTRLTHTLEVAQISRTIAKALRLNEDLTEAIALAHDLGHTPFGHTGEYVLDNIHYKGFKHNVQSLKIVEYLEHRKGKPGLNLTYEVRDGIVNHTGEKEPITLEGQIVKIADRIAYINHDIDDAIRAGIIKRDTLPKDCINVLGDTHGKRINTMIVDIIKNSMDKDRIRMSEEIEYYTNKLREFMFKRVYLNKTVKSEEEKAWFIIEQLYNYYLNNFDKIPVEHRSIYENLEATKEDIVCDYIAGMTDRYAIKVFKDLFVPLPWDK; the protein is encoded by the coding sequence GTGAATATTAGAGAGAAAACCGAGGAGTATGAACAAATTATATTGTCAAAGTTTGCAGCTTTAAGCTGTAATACAAAGGGAAGAAAAATAAAAGAAGAAAAGTGTGATATAAGAACTGATTATCAACGAGATAGAGATAGAATAATTCATTCAAAAGCCTTTAGAAGGCTTAAACACAAAAGTCAGGTTTTTATAGCTCCAGAGGGTGACCATTATAGAACTAGATTAACTCATACATTAGAAGTAGCACAAATTTCTAGAACAATAGCTAAAGCTTTGAGACTCAATGAGGACTTAACAGAAGCAATAGCTTTAGCTCATGATTTAGGTCATACTCCCTTTGGTCATACTGGAGAATATGTATTAGATAATATTCATTATAAAGGTTTTAAACACAATGTCCAAAGTTTAAAAATTGTAGAATATTTAGAGCATAGAAAAGGTAAGCCGGGACTTAACTTAACTTATGAAGTACGAGATGGAATAGTAAATCATACAGGAGAAAAAGAGCCAATTACTTTGGAAGGGCAAATAGTTAAAATTGCTGATAGGATAGCTTATATTAATCATGATATAGATGATGCTATTAGAGCTGGCATAATTAAAAGAGATACTTTACCTAAGGACTGTATTAATGTGCTAGGAGATACCCATGGAAAAAGAATAAATACTATGATTGTAGATATCATTAAGAATAGTATGGATAAAGATAGGATACGAATGAGTGAAGAAATAGAATATTATACAAATAAATTAAGAGAGTTTATGTTCAAGCGAGTATATTTAAACAAAACAGTAAAAAGTGAAGAAGAAAAAGCTTGGTTTATAATTGAGCAATTGTATAACTATTATTTGAATAATTTTGACAAAATTCCTGTTGAACATAGAAGCATTTATGAAAATCTAGAAGCGACCAAAGAGGATATAGTTTGTGACTATATAGCGGGTATGACAGATAGGTATGCAATAAAGGTATTCAAAGATTTATTTGTACCTTTACCTTGGGATAAATAA